The nucleotide sequence GTTTGGAATACGCAATTTTAACTAATGAAATTACCAAAGCGTGGTCGGATAAAACGGTGAAAGATTACAAAAAGCTGAAAAAGCTGAAAAAGGAAAACCTGCGTGATAATATGTCCAATTTGGAATTAGTTTTGAATATGCTGGCAGAAGCTTCCACAACCGAAATCTCGAAGAAGCAAAAGCCCAAAGGTTTTGACGCAAACAAAAAAGTTGCTCGTAAAGGCGGTAATGCTGCCAAAAAAGCAAGAGTAGAAATTGAAAAGCAAACAGGTGAACCGATTGTAAATTCTAAGAATGCGAAAAACCTTTTGAACAAACCAAACAATAAAGAGATAGAGAATGAACAGTAATTGGGAAATTAAGAAGTTGAAAGAAACTGAGTTGAAGACGATTAAAGCTCCCTTGAAATCCAGTCTTGTTATGGGATTGGAAAGCACAACATCACGGATGAAAAGGCGAAGGAGTAAATTGTTCGACTTTATTTGGTTAAAAAATCATAATGAAAGGTGATATTAAAATTTCACACTTTAGTTCTGCAAAGTGTGAATAGATTTGAGGAAAAAATGTATAAAAATGAAGATATAAATATTATCAGGGATACTATTCTTAAAGAAATTAACCCTTTTCAGATATTATTATTTGGTTCCTATGCAACAGGAAAACAAAATGAGGATAGTGATATTGATTTAATGATTTTGGTAAAACAAAAAATTACTCGAAAAGAAAAACTAAATATACTTTTTAAACTTGAAAAAAGATTCCTTAAGTTGAAATACGATATTGATATAATTTTAAAAAATTGGACTGAATTTAATAGATACAAAAAGTATATTGGAACTATCAATTATGATGTTTCAAGAGAAGGAAAAATTATATGGACCAAGATTTAATAGCTATTGTAAATAAATGGCATATAAAAGCTAATAATGATTTGAAAACAATTGAAGTTTTACTAAAATCTGAAAATGTTGTTACAGATTCTGTTTGCTTTCATTCCCAACAAGCTGTTGAAAAATATTTGAAAAGTTATCTAATAGCAGTACAAAAATCGTTTAAAAATACTCATAATATTACAGCTATTCTAAAACTTT is from Candidatus Cloacimonadota bacterium and encodes:
- a CDS encoding nucleotidyltransferase domain-containing protein, whose translation is MYKNEDINIIRDTILKEINPFQILLFGSYATGKQNEDSDIDLMILVKQKITRKEKLNILFKLEKRFLKLKYDIDIILKNWTEFNRYKKYIGTINYDVSREGKIIWTKI
- a CDS encoding HEPN domain-containing protein; translation: MDQDLIAIVNKWHIKANNDLKTIEVLLKSENVVTDSVCFHSQQAVEKYLKSYLIAVQKSFKNTHNITAILKLCNEIDNDFEKLDFAVYLTNYAVELRYSDDFYIPDLEEAKEAYEIALKVKDFVVEKIKVIELFS